One Triticum dicoccoides isolate Atlit2015 ecotype Zavitan chromosome 4B, WEW_v2.0, whole genome shotgun sequence genomic window carries:
- the LOC119294033 gene encoding 29 kDa ribonucleoprotein A, chloroplastic-like isoform X1, with protein MVRADGSGYCGLAQGFLASRSPPSGRARDSGGGRRGAAAPDVVVISSDEEKEEGDGSAPVARKSRFGEGGPTGDRNLVVVKKGKSDGEEEEDDDCVVLDSNPDVPVAVVKQEGSAGFDGSLDELLIVAEKGQVACRDFPHSRHLCSSLPFGTTSHVRHCTMCYCFVCDVPAPCKYWGKGLLTDDHCHGTDDEMSWKILRQTFRLGRLTASLSEKCQNAVHPPMVPPTQQDVHHQVSAPQSHPSSMPVLPNAGQTVGAVRASPLTRAERGRDNAHTARVTRTATPCPQEPYQEEGDEGCTPKVYVGNLHYDVVSEDLAKLFEQAGVVEFSEVIYSRGTGQSRGYGFVTMSTVKEAELAVEMFDGFKLFGMLLIVHKAARRGAREETPSHQSKSAFRIYVGNLPSHVGDSWLEELFSKHGKVVDARVVYEHRGGTWRSRGYGFVTMATEEETCDAVYALNRQILEGRALQIHFEPL; from the exons ATGGTGCGCGCCGACGGCTCGGGCTACTGCGGCCTCGCCCAGGGTTTCTTGGCTTCCCGGAGCCCTCCGTCCGGTCGAGCCAGGGATTCTGGGGGCGGGAGGAGGGGGGCCGCGGCGCCGGACGTTGTGGTGATTAGCTCcgacgaggagaaggaggagggcgacGGATCTGCTCCCGTGGCCag gAAGTCGCGTTTTGGTGAAGGAGGGCCGACCGGGGACCGCAATCTCGTCGTGGTGAAGAAGGGAAAGtccgatggcgaggaggaggaggacgacgattgCGTGGTTCTAGACAGCAACCCCGATGTGCCGGTTGCCGTTGTGAAACAGGAGGGGAGTGCCGGCTTTGATGGCAGCTTGGATGAACTGCTCATCGTTGCAGAGAAAGGCCAG GTAGCGTGCAGGGACTTCCCTCACTCGCGCCATTTATGCTCTAGCTTGCCCTTTGGCACTACTTCTCACGTCAGGCATTGTACCATG TGCTACTGTTTTGTATGTGATGTTCCAGCTCCATGCAAATATTGGGGTAAAGGTCTATTGACTGATGATCATTGTCATGGTACCGATGACGAAATGAGCTGGAAAATACTGAGGCAGACATTCAGGCTCGGCCGCCTGACAGCATCTCTTTCAGAAAAATGCCAGAATGCCGTGCACCCACCAATGGTGCCACCCACACAGCAAGATGTACATCATCAAGTCTCAGCCCCACAGTCACATCCATCTTCCATGCCAG TCTTACCGAATGCAGGGCAAACTGTCGGTGCAGTAAGAGCATCTCCTTTGACAAGAGCTGAAAGAGGTAGAGACAATGCTCACACCGCTCGGGTTACTCGCACCGCCACCCCTTGCCCACAAGAGCCATACCAGGAGGAAGGGGATGAAGGGTGCACGCCTAAGGTGTACGTAGGGAACCTACACTACGATGTTGTCAGCGAGGACCTCGCCAAGCTCTTTGAGCAAGCTGGTGTTGTTGAGTTCTCAGAG GTTATTTACAGCCGAGGAACAGGCCAGAGCCGTGGATATGGATTTGTCACCATGAGTACTGTTAAGGAGGCTGAGCTCGCTGTGGAGATGTTCGATGGCTTT AAATTGTTTGGGATGCTTCTTATTGTGCACAAAGCAGCTCGGAGAGGCGCTCGGGAGGAAACTCCTTCCCATCAATCCAAGTCCGCATTCAGAATCTATGTGGGCAATCTGCCGTCGCATGTCGGTGACTCTTGGTTGGAGGAGTTGTTCAGCAAGCACGGCAAAGTGGTCGATGCTAGAGTCGTCTACGAGCACAGAGGAGGAACCTGGAGATCGCGGGGATACGGTTTTGTCACGATGGCCACAGAGGAGGAAACGTGTGACGCTGTTTATGCCCTCAACAGACAG ATTCTGGAGGGACGTGCACTGCAGATTCACTTTGAACCCCTGTAA
- the LOC119294033 gene encoding nucleolin 2-like isoform X2 has product MVRADGSGYCGLAQGFLASRSPPSGRARDSGGGRRGAAAPDVVVISSDEEKEEGDGSAPVARKSRFGEGGPTGDRNLVVVKKGKSDGEEEEDDDCVVLDSNPDVPVAVVKQEGSAGFDGSLDELLIVAEKGQVACRDFPHSRHLCSSLPFGTTSHVRHCTMCYCFVCDVPAPCKYWGKGLLTDDHCHGTDDEMSWKILRQTFRLGRLTASLSEKCQNAVHPPMVPPTQQDVHHQVSAPQSHPSSMPGQTVGAVRASPLTRAERGRDNAHTARVTRTATPCPQEPYQEEGDEGCTPKVYVGNLHYDVVSEDLAKLFEQAGVVEFSEVIYSRGTGQSRGYGFVTMSTVKEAELAVEMFDGFKLFGMLLIVHKAARRGAREETPSHQSKSAFRIYVGNLPSHVGDSWLEELFSKHGKVVDARVVYEHRGGTWRSRGYGFVTMATEEETCDAVYALNRQILEGRALQIHFEPL; this is encoded by the exons ATGGTGCGCGCCGACGGCTCGGGCTACTGCGGCCTCGCCCAGGGTTTCTTGGCTTCCCGGAGCCCTCCGTCCGGTCGAGCCAGGGATTCTGGGGGCGGGAGGAGGGGGGCCGCGGCGCCGGACGTTGTGGTGATTAGCTCcgacgaggagaaggaggagggcgacGGATCTGCTCCCGTGGCCag gAAGTCGCGTTTTGGTGAAGGAGGGCCGACCGGGGACCGCAATCTCGTCGTGGTGAAGAAGGGAAAGtccgatggcgaggaggaggaggacgacgattgCGTGGTTCTAGACAGCAACCCCGATGTGCCGGTTGCCGTTGTGAAACAGGAGGGGAGTGCCGGCTTTGATGGCAGCTTGGATGAACTGCTCATCGTTGCAGAGAAAGGCCAG GTAGCGTGCAGGGACTTCCCTCACTCGCGCCATTTATGCTCTAGCTTGCCCTTTGGCACTACTTCTCACGTCAGGCATTGTACCATG TGCTACTGTTTTGTATGTGATGTTCCAGCTCCATGCAAATATTGGGGTAAAGGTCTATTGACTGATGATCATTGTCATGGTACCGATGACGAAATGAGCTGGAAAATACTGAGGCAGACATTCAGGCTCGGCCGCCTGACAGCATCTCTTTCAGAAAAATGCCAGAATGCCGTGCACCCACCAATGGTGCCACCCACACAGCAAGATGTACATCATCAAGTCTCAGCCCCACAGTCACATCCATCTTCCATGCCAG GGCAAACTGTCGGTGCAGTAAGAGCATCTCCTTTGACAAGAGCTGAAAGAGGTAGAGACAATGCTCACACCGCTCGGGTTACTCGCACCGCCACCCCTTGCCCACAAGAGCCATACCAGGAGGAAGGGGATGAAGGGTGCACGCCTAAGGTGTACGTAGGGAACCTACACTACGATGTTGTCAGCGAGGACCTCGCCAAGCTCTTTGAGCAAGCTGGTGTTGTTGAGTTCTCAGAG GTTATTTACAGCCGAGGAACAGGCCAGAGCCGTGGATATGGATTTGTCACCATGAGTACTGTTAAGGAGGCTGAGCTCGCTGTGGAGATGTTCGATGGCTTT AAATTGTTTGGGATGCTTCTTATTGTGCACAAAGCAGCTCGGAGAGGCGCTCGGGAGGAAACTCCTTCCCATCAATCCAAGTCCGCATTCAGAATCTATGTGGGCAATCTGCCGTCGCATGTCGGTGACTCTTGGTTGGAGGAGTTGTTCAGCAAGCACGGCAAAGTGGTCGATGCTAGAGTCGTCTACGAGCACAGAGGAGGAACCTGGAGATCGCGGGGATACGGTTTTGTCACGATGGCCACAGAGGAGGAAACGTGTGACGCTGTTTATGCCCTCAACAGACAG ATTCTGGAGGGACGTGCACTGCAGATTCACTTTGAACCCCTGTAA